From one Chryseobacterium sp. 3008163 genomic stretch:
- a CDS encoding acyltransferase, giving the protein MASNSLQWVHILRAFATFAVIILHCTIASGNAFDIESRSWLTASFINSNVRFCVPVFLMLSGVLLLGKNYTLKEFLQKRMSRIILPFLFWSTIYFFMIFPIRGTFTQIGFDYFKAMKGGTCYHLWYVYMIIGVYLFLPIINKWIQRASKNEILFYLIIWFAVLMIDLPGVNRLFTRIDWRYFSGFLGYLVLGYYLHKNITVTKNRWVYALIFVVGNLLTFALTYITSKESGELNKTFFSYLTPNVILSSLGIFLLFKDLIFKENIFIKVINIISQYSYGIYLSHVFAMMILPKIGIAITTNFTFINIFVTALLSLALALVITFVLNKLPLGKHISG; this is encoded by the coding sequence ATGGCTTCAAATTCTTTACAATGGGTTCATATTTTGCGGGCATTCGCCACATTTGCAGTAATCATTTTACATTGTACAATTGCTTCGGGCAATGCATTTGACATTGAAAGTCGTTCATGGCTTACTGCAAGTTTTATCAACAGCAATGTAAGATTTTGTGTTCCGGTATTTTTGATGCTGAGTGGGGTTTTGCTGCTTGGGAAAAACTATACTTTAAAAGAATTTCTTCAGAAAAGAATGTCGAGAATTATACTACCATTCTTATTTTGGAGTACTATTTATTTTTTTATGATTTTTCCGATACGCGGTACATTCACTCAAATTGGTTTCGACTATTTCAAGGCTATGAAAGGCGGAACCTGCTATCATCTTTGGTACGTCTACATGATTATTGGAGTCTATTTATTTTTGCCCATTATTAACAAGTGGATTCAGAGAGCAAGTAAAAATGAAATTCTTTTTTACCTTATTATTTGGTTCGCAGTATTGATGATTGATCTCCCTGGAGTTAACCGCCTTTTTACCAGAATCGACTGGCGTTATTTTTCAGGATTTTTGGGCTACCTTGTTTTAGGATATTATTTACATAAAAACATTACAGTGACAAAAAACAGATGGGTCTATGCCCTTATTTTTGTTGTCGGGAATCTTTTGACTTTTGCTTTAACTTATATCACAAGCAAAGAGAGTGGTGAACTCAACAAAACATTTTTCAGCTATCTTACTCCCAATGTAATCTTGTCAAGTCTTGGTATATTTTTGCTGTTTAAAGACCTTATCTTTAAAGAGAATATCTTTATTAAAGTAATCAATATCATCAGTCAATACAGCTACGGAATTTATTTATCTCATGTTTTTGCAATGATGATTCTCCCAAAAATAGGGATTGCCATAACTACAAATTTTACTTTTATTAATATTTTTGTTACCGCTCTATTATCTTTAGCCCTGGCATTAGTAATAACATTTGTATTAAATAAATTACCTTTAGGAAAACATATTTCAGGATAA
- a CDS encoding glycosyltransferase family 2 protein, with amino-acid sequence MAEDASTDASLVLCKQLAQENERVILFQHQDKGNHGAAETRNLGIKKSTSDFIAFLDADDYYLPNRFDAEKTLFNNEKIEGIFGALQTEFITEKGKAEFQEKFKNTELTTVQYQAEGKEIFVGLLGLSTKIFGSFFHLNTLTVRRSSLIKYNLFFNKDLRVHQDSDFIIKLSYHCHLKTGIIDKAIAIRGVHDDNRITKIKLYSKKYNERQFLLWKSLFEWSKNQKLDSDVKERIYLQYKAFDLSLKSKFHKIFALLIEILKKPSILKTKYRFTYLNKYEAS; translated from the coding sequence TTGGCTGAAGACGCTTCTACTGATGCTTCTTTAGTGCTATGCAAACAACTCGCACAGGAAAACGAGCGTGTAATATTATTTCAACATCAAGATAAAGGAAATCATGGAGCAGCAGAAACCAGAAATCTGGGAATTAAAAAATCAACTTCAGATTTTATTGCCTTTCTGGATGCTGATGATTATTACCTTCCTAACCGTTTTGACGCAGAAAAGACTCTATTCAATAATGAAAAGATTGAAGGCATTTTCGGTGCTTTACAAACAGAATTTATTACCGAAAAAGGGAAAGCCGAATTTCAGGAAAAATTTAAAAACACTGAGCTAACGACGGTACAGTATCAGGCTGAAGGAAAAGAAATTTTTGTGGGTCTTCTTGGACTTTCAACGAAAATTTTCGGTTCTTTTTTTCATTTGAATACACTTACAGTAAGACGGTCTTCGCTTATCAAATACAATCTATTTTTCAATAAAGATCTTCGGGTGCATCAGGATTCTGATTTTATTATAAAACTCTCTTACCATTGTCATCTGAAAACCGGAATTATTGATAAAGCAATTGCTATACGTGGCGTACATGATGACAACCGCATTACAAAAATTAAACTGTATTCTAAAAAATATAATGAAAGACAGTTTCTCCTTTGGAAATCACTGTTTGAATGGTCTAAAAATCAAAAACTGGATTCTGATGTGAAGGAAAGAATCTATCTTCAGTATAAAGCTTTTGATCTTTCCTTAAAAAGTAAATTTCACAAAATTTTTGCTCTGTTGATTGAGATTTTAAAAAAACCCTCTATTTTAAAAACAAAATATCGTTTCACCTATTTGAATAAGTATGAAGCTTCATAA
- a CDS encoding acyltransferase family protein, protein MKLHNLQILRGISALFVCCFHIREGLIFGDVKFGEILFGRGSIGVPIFFVISGFIMVFTTKKIKFDENTTKEIISFFKKESSELFHYITCSHLPGLSWEEVFYTILKDLD, encoded by the coding sequence ATGAAGCTTCATAATCTCCAGATTTTACGTGGAATTTCCGCACTATTTGTTTGTTGCTTTCATATACGTGAAGGACTTATTTTTGGTGATGTTAAATTTGGCGAAATTCTTTTCGGAAGAGGAAGTATCGGAGTACCTATATTCTTTGTCATAAGTGGATTCATCATGGTTTTTACGACTAAAAAAATCAAATTCGATGAAAATACAACCAAAGAAATAATTTCATTTTTCAAAAAAGAATCATCAGAATTGTTCCATTATATTACCTGCTCACATTTGCCTGGATTATCTTGGGAGGAAGTATTCTACACTATTCTGAAGGACTTGGATTAA
- a CDS encoding acyltransferase family protein, with product MLGGSILHYSEGLGLKRLIYSLLFLPLEDQFPVLYLGWSLNYEIFFYLIFGLSFFFKTERYFFIISFFVISYVLGVIFKFETAYLRMITSELNLYFISGILLGLYFNKFSVSKQVALPISVFGIFLFILMFFNIIQIKNEMILLVIVSLFVLAFLLFDYTFKSKGNKFLIFLGDISYSLYLSHSFVEIFSKRIIPNDTFIIPYFILKIILVVVLSSVLYLFIEKKLTEYLKLKIKV from the coding sequence ATCTTGGGAGGAAGTATTCTACACTATTCTGAAGGACTTGGATTAAAAAGACTGATTTATTCGTTACTGTTTTTGCCACTTGAGGATCAATTCCCAGTACTGTATTTGGGATGGTCTCTCAACTACGAAATTTTTTTCTATCTGATTTTCGGGCTTTCATTTTTCTTTAAAACTGAAAGATATTTTTTCATCATTAGTTTTTTTGTAATCTCTTACGTTTTAGGAGTTATTTTTAAATTTGAGACTGCCTATCTTAGGATGATTACAAGCGAACTCAACCTCTATTTCATCTCAGGAATTCTTTTAGGACTTTATTTTAATAAATTTTCAGTTTCTAAACAAGTTGCCCTCCCTATTTCTGTTTTTGGCATCTTTTTATTTATTTTAATGTTTTTTAATATTATTCAAATAAAAAATGAGATGATTTTGCTTGTGATTGTTTCACTATTTGTTTTAGCCTTTTTACTCTTCGATTATACTTTTAAAAGTAAGGGAAATAAATTTCTGATTTTTTTGGGAGATATTTCCTACTCATTATATCTATCCCATTCATTTGTTGAAATTTTTTCAAAAAGAATTATTCCAAATGACACCTTTATCATCCCTTATTTTATTTTAAAGATTATACTTGTTGTTGTTTTATCATCAGTTCTTTACCTTTTTATAGAAAAAAAGCTAACAGAGTATTTAAAATTAAAAATCAAAGTTTAA
- a CDS encoding glycosyltransferase family 2 protein produces the protein MKISVITPVYNAEKYIRQAVESALQFEEVYEIILVEDQSPDNALEVCKILAEQYEKVKLYQHPDKKNHGAGASRNLGIEKSTGDFIAFLDADDYYLQNRFDAERELFKNNEVDAVYGALGVHYYSEKAKEQYYSLFGDRLTTVYKKQTPKDVFPGQLNMLGSFGLFSIDTLTIRKKPLLEKVQPLFKTHLRLHQDTELLFRSSFYLNFYPGVLDKAVAMRGVHESNRITQVDTKKVKPSNTRVLLWRAVNAWAQSEKTMSEDIKLHIKRTHRSWEIAQASFLKKWGMIAKYLITDFKSIRSGLYNINFRNELF, from the coding sequence ATGAAAATCTCCGTCATCACTCCCGTTTACAATGCCGAAAAATACATCAGACAAGCTGTGGAATCTGCTCTTCAGTTTGAAGAAGTGTATGAAATAATCTTAGTTGAAGATCAATCACCTGACAATGCTCTTGAAGTCTGCAAAATACTGGCAGAGCAATATGAAAAAGTAAAATTGTATCAACATCCCGACAAAAAAAACCACGGTGCCGGAGCAAGCCGAAATTTGGGTATTGAAAAATCTACGGGAGATTTTATTGCTTTTTTGGACGCCGATGACTACTATCTTCAGAACCGTTTTGATGCTGAAAGAGAGTTGTTTAAGAATAATGAAGTTGATGCTGTTTACGGTGCTTTGGGTGTGCATTATTATTCAGAAAAGGCAAAGGAGCAATATTATTCTTTGTTTGGCGACAGACTGACGACCGTTTATAAAAAACAAACTCCCAAAGACGTTTTTCCGGGTCAGCTTAATATGCTCGGAAGTTTTGGACTTTTTAGCATTGACACTCTAACAATCAGAAAAAAACCTTTGCTAGAAAAGGTACAGCCGTTATTTAAAACACATTTAAGGTTGCATCAGGATACTGAGCTCCTATTTCGAAGTTCGTTTTATCTCAACTTTTATCCCGGAGTTTTAGACAAAGCCGTTGCAATGAGAGGTGTGCATGAGAGCAACAGAATTACACAAGTTGATACCAAAAAAGTAAAACCGTCAAATACCAGAGTACTATTGTGGAGAGCAGTAAATGCGTGGGCTCAAAGCGAGAAAACGATGTCTGAAGACATAAAACTTCACATCAAAAGAACCCACAGAAGCTGGGAAATTGCCCAAGCTTCTTTTTTGAAAAAATGGGGGATGATTGCGAAGTATTTAATTACAGATTTTAAAAGTATAAGATCAGGGCTTTACAATATAAATTTCAGGAATGAGTTATTTTAA
- a CDS encoding GNAT family N-acetyltransferase, with protein sequence MIFNLTKEDLTDVVNIHKNNLPSLINFYTNDFIEKFYLHHLRKGDDTVLVGYKEGGELCGFVFATLDVEDMFGSFISQNKTYFIKQTLLALIKHPKYLLYIFQSFFAKGFQQGDSKTQLVYIAVDQKRKGSGIGKKLLEGFEQELRKTKDYYELEVEQNNSALQFYTSKNFKIIREINNILEKKYLMGKKLK encoded by the coding sequence ATGATTTTTAATCTTACCAAAGAAGATTTAACGGATGTGGTCAATATTCATAAGAATAATTTGCCCAGCCTCATAAATTTCTATACCAACGATTTTATAGAAAAATTTTACTTACATCATTTACGTAAAGGAGATGATACGGTTTTAGTAGGTTATAAAGAAGGAGGAGAGTTGTGCGGTTTTGTGTTCGCAACATTAGATGTGGAAGATATGTTCGGAAGCTTTATATCTCAAAACAAAACGTATTTTATTAAACAAACACTTTTAGCTTTAATTAAGCATCCTAAATATCTCTTGTATATTTTTCAGAGTTTTTTTGCTAAAGGATTTCAGCAGGGAGACTCAAAAACACAATTGGTTTATATCGCAGTTGATCAAAAACGCAAAGGATCAGGAATCGGAAAAAAACTTCTGGAAGGATTTGAGCAGGAACTTAGGAAAACAAAGGATTATTATGAGCTTGAGGTTGAGCAAAATAATTCTGCACTGCAATTCTACACGAGTAAGAACTTTAAAATTATAAGAGAAATCAATAACATCCTCGAAAAAAAATACTTAATGGGGAAAAAGTTAAAATAA
- a CDS encoding GNAT family N-acetyltransferase, translated as MVWNKHIKSKTRNQVRKAEKNDFQIKTGGEELLDDFYEVITKAWRDLGTPTHSKSFYGNIIKYFSADSKFHGQFMVIYIDEKPISAACMIFSDDYICHPYAATLKEFNKLSVNNILYWNIIKFAIDRKILAFDMGRSRNGQSTVKYKLSWGAEPIQLYYYYFNKASHTNDEDGKLVKFLINMWKKLPLSIANFLGPKLIYKVLK; from the coding sequence GTGGTTTGGAATAAACACATCAAATCTAAGACAAGAAATCAGGTTCGTAAAGCAGAAAAAAATGATTTTCAGATAAAGACAGGAGGAGAGGAATTATTAGATGATTTCTACGAAGTTATCACCAAAGCATGGCGTGATTTGGGAACACCCACACATTCAAAGAGTTTTTATGGTAACATCATAAAATATTTTAGTGCTGATTCAAAATTTCACGGTCAGTTTATGGTAATTTATATTGATGAGAAACCAATTTCTGCAGCTTGCATGATATTCAGTGATGATTATATTTGTCATCCTTATGCAGCGACTTTAAAAGAGTTTAATAAACTTTCTGTAAATAATATTCTCTATTGGAATATTATTAAATTTGCTATCGATCGAAAGATTTTAGCATTTGATATGGGCAGAAGCAGAAACGGACAAAGTACAGTGAAGTATAAGCTATCTTGGGGTGCAGAGCCCATTCAGCTGTATTACTACTATTTCAACAAAGCTTCTCATACAAATGATGAAGACGGAAAGCTTGTTAAGTTTCTCATCAATATGTGGAAGAAACTACCCTTGTCAATAGCTAATTTTCTGGGACCTAAACTGATTTATAAAGTATTAAAATGA
- a CDS encoding carbohydrate deacetylase produces MSNILIINADDLGLSKGVNQAILRAHNEGYLTHASLMANTDYFDDAIANVIPNASKLKVGLHINLTCCKALSGESGITDKNGFLANNFVKILFLKKSKTNLKAIETEIELQLQKLLDHNIQISHIDGHEHIHIIPSINKIVQKLAKKYDIERIREINEDFSTSFKYNSRTASIANVVKLTLLKFLSLFNSNKKNVDFYSILNTCEINSQNLFTYLESVNEKTVEVMLHPSLRDLDVEAPNLDARFIEFLRSDFRKQEFDLCFNEKFKDYEFVD; encoded by the coding sequence ATGAGCAACATATTAATCATCAATGCAGACGATTTAGGTTTATCCAAAGGTGTAAATCAGGCAATACTTCGTGCGCACAATGAAGGCTATCTTACGCACGCAAGCCTCATGGCAAATACAGACTATTTTGATGATGCCATCGCAAATGTGATTCCAAATGCATCAAAACTGAAAGTAGGTTTACATATCAATTTAACGTGTTGCAAGGCACTTTCTGGTGAGAGCGGTATCACTGATAAGAATGGATTTTTGGCTAATAATTTTGTGAAAATTCTTTTTCTGAAAAAGTCAAAAACCAATTTGAAAGCTATAGAAACCGAAATTGAGCTTCAATTACAGAAACTTTTAGACCATAATATCCAGATTTCTCACATTGATGGGCATGAGCATATACACATTATTCCATCTATAAATAAAATTGTACAGAAACTTGCAAAAAAATATGATATTGAAAGAATAAGAGAGATTAATGAAGATTTTTCTACTTCTTTTAAGTATAATTCAAGAACTGCAAGTATAGCAAACGTTGTGAAACTTACATTGCTTAAATTTTTGAGCTTGTTTAACAGTAATAAGAAAAATGTAGATTTTTACAGCATTTTAAATACCTGCGAAATTAATTCTCAAAATCTTTTTACGTATTTGGAATCGGTGAATGAGAAAACTGTAGAAGTCATGTTGCATCCTTCTCTGAGAGATTTAGATGTTGAGGCACCAAATCTGGATGCACGTTTTATAGAATTTTTAAGGTCAGATTTCAGAAAGCAGGAATTTGATTTGTGTTTTAATGAAAAATTTAAAGATTATGAGTTCGTGGACTAA
- a CDS encoding DUF6056 family protein — protein sequence MKTKYLPLFLIVLINIGFLLSLYWFPVTRDEFYYLDKSQLPYVFSEYWTSYNYVNPRSGQFFLNIVTRSKILKVIFGFLLFNGFLWALFANVFRRFPKISQKEDAWKFLILTAAFIFLINYFGELFYYSPFATNYTFTHVLYLLYLFVMTEYFIFRRNVLPKSGLKIILLSLVAFVTGMGNEHVPPILLLFSGVCGVIFMFKNKKLPDLNIMAINISVASGYLALFFAPANAVKYKTVGKTQYGFSFEDYFATFTKILKFYYYFNFELIFIAVISFLGFIYLAKRKLLNRRESYFLLSCLSMAILAILIISYSPLTGTRLMFFSTMLIIIVIAFIANRVVKVFKFNSSFIKGIAAVWLVVFFMVSSSICFGADRIYTSLSREILEKRRISDEVVINEQLNYFNDNYSKFNRRVLFENGIEYIDKNPHKNTAEEKNIIKYFDLKSLSHK from the coding sequence ATGAAGACTAAATATTTGCCATTATTTTTAATTGTTCTTATCAATATAGGGTTTCTACTAAGTCTGTATTGGTTTCCTGTTACCCGTGATGAATTTTATTATCTTGATAAGTCTCAATTGCCTTATGTTTTTTCTGAATATTGGACGAGCTACAATTATGTAAACCCTAGAAGCGGACAATTCTTTCTGAATATTGTCACTCGGAGTAAAATATTAAAAGTTATATTTGGATTCCTACTTTTTAACGGATTTTTATGGGCTTTATTCGCTAATGTTTTCAGACGATTTCCGAAAATTTCTCAAAAAGAAGATGCTTGGAAATTTCTGATTCTAACTGCAGCTTTTATTTTTTTAATTAACTATTTTGGGGAATTGTTTTATTACAGCCCGTTTGCAACCAATTATACTTTTACGCATGTGCTGTATTTGCTGTATTTGTTTGTGATGACAGAATACTTTATTTTTCGCAGGAATGTATTACCGAAATCTGGTTTAAAGATTATTTTACTAAGTCTTGTAGCGTTTGTAACAGGAATGGGCAATGAGCATGTACCACCTATTCTTTTGCTTTTTTCAGGGGTTTGTGGTGTTATATTTATGTTTAAAAACAAGAAACTTCCTGATTTGAACATTATGGCGATTAATATCTCAGTAGCAAGTGGCTATTTGGCATTATTTTTTGCACCGGCGAATGCGGTGAAATATAAAACTGTTGGTAAGACTCAGTATGGTTTTAGTTTCGAGGATTACTTTGCCACATTTACTAAAATACTGAAGTTTTATTATTACTTTAATTTTGAATTGATTTTTATAGCTGTGATCTCTTTTTTAGGATTTATTTATCTTGCTAAAAGAAAATTACTAAACCGAAGAGAGTCCTATTTTTTGTTAAGCTGCCTTTCTATGGCTATTTTGGCTATATTGATTATTTCTTATTCTCCACTTACAGGGACGAGATTGATGTTTTTTTCAACAATGCTGATAATTATTGTAATTGCCTTTATAGCTAATCGGGTTGTTAAAGTTTTTAAGTTTAACTCATCATTCATAAAAGGCATTGCTGCTGTTTGGCTTGTTGTATTCTTTATGGTCAGTAGCTCAATTTGCTTTGGGGCAGATAGGATATACACAAGTCTTTCTCGCGAAATTTTAGAAAAAAGGAGGATCAGTGACGAGGTTGTAATAAATGAACAACTCAATTATTTTAATGATAATTATTCGAAATTTAACAGAAGAGTTCTTTTTGAAAACGGAATAGAATACATTGATAAAAATCCACATAAAAATACAGCTGAAGAAAAAAATATTATAAAATATTTTGATTTGAAGTCCCTTTCGCATAAATAA
- a CDS encoding class I SAM-dependent methyltransferase, which translates to MSEITRVLKTFIGYLKRPDLYPELGRKIIKNTFNRNSAFKGKEKTNLWASQIAVSQNDAIKKLFSVEFLSFSEKYPQEFKKALDIQNACPIKMGGAGALELLYSACEFTEAKAVIETGVAYGWSSFATLTSLQKRNGTLYSSDMPYLGQNGDQYVGCVVPQNLRRNWKLFRHADRESLPKILKESGEIDVVHYDSDKSYEGMRWAYETLYPRLRKGGVFISDDINDNSAFQDFCEQEKIAPTVVEFEGKFVGVFVK; encoded by the coding sequence GTGAGCGAAATAACTAGAGTTCTTAAAACTTTTATAGGCTATCTGAAACGTCCGGATCTCTATCCTGAATTAGGTAGGAAAATCATCAAAAATACTTTTAACAGAAACAGTGCTTTCAAAGGGAAAGAAAAAACGAACCTTTGGGCTTCGCAAATTGCTGTCAGCCAAAACGATGCTATAAAGAAATTGTTTAGTGTTGAATTTCTGTCTTTTTCAGAAAAATATCCTCAAGAATTTAAAAAAGCTTTAGACATACAAAATGCCTGCCCGATAAAAATGGGTGGAGCAGGAGCTTTAGAACTTTTATACAGTGCATGCGAATTCACTGAGGCAAAAGCCGTCATCGAAACCGGTGTTGCTTATGGCTGGAGTTCTTTTGCTACGCTGACTTCTCTGCAAAAAAGAAACGGAACTTTGTACAGCTCAGATATGCCATATTTAGGGCAAAATGGTGACCAATATGTTGGTTGTGTGGTTCCGCAAAATTTAAGAAGAAATTGGAAACTCTTTCGTCATGCCGACCGCGAATCTTTACCTAAAATTTTAAAAGAAAGCGGTGAAATCGATGTGGTACATTATGATTCTGACAAATCTTACGAAGGAATGAGATGGGCTTACGAAACGCTTTATCCACGATTAAGAAAAGGCGGAGTCTTCATTTCTGATGATATTAATGACAACTCGGCTTTCCAGGATTTTTGTGAGCAGGAAAAAATTGCACCTACTGTGGTGGAGTTTGAAGGGAAATTTGTGGGAGTTTTTGTGAAGTAA
- a CDS encoding glycosyltransferase family 2 protein, translated as MKFSILIANYNNGKFFRSCYDSIIAQSYDNWEAVILDDSSTDDSLKVIKSIIGDDHRFKIFKNESNSGVGITKSKLIELAAGEICGFVDPDDAITPNALKSSIKIFKNQKNVVLTYSKYIKCDENLKEIDIPKNPMPVPNNDPFFFNCPVHIVHFVCFRKDIYETTEKMNTEMKIAEDQDLYLKMYEKGKVKFIDEANYLYRTHPGGISQNDNRPKSREYFSKVIFNAMQRRNLKMINGKTVPSQFSDSKQIYDLLEYQNSIPYRIQKKLRILVQQLFS; from the coding sequence ATGAAGTTCTCGATACTCATTGCCAACTACAATAATGGAAAGTTTTTCAGGAGTTGCTACGATTCTATTATTGCTCAAAGTTATGACAATTGGGAGGCTGTAATCCTTGACGATTCTTCTACAGACGATTCTTTAAAAGTCATCAAGTCAATTATTGGGGATGATCACCGTTTTAAAATTTTCAAAAACGAAAGTAACAGCGGTGTAGGCATTACCAAAAGTAAACTGATTGAATTGGCGGCAGGAGAAATCTGTGGTTTTGTAGATCCTGATGATGCCATTACACCCAATGCCTTAAAGTCGAGTATCAAAATTTTTAAAAATCAGAAAAACGTTGTACTCACCTATTCAAAATATATAAAATGTGATGAAAATCTAAAAGAGATTGACATTCCAAAGAATCCGATGCCGGTTCCCAATAATGATCCATTTTTTTTTAACTGTCCGGTTCATATTGTCCATTTTGTGTGTTTCAGGAAAGACATCTATGAAACGACAGAAAAGATGAATACGGAAATGAAAATTGCAGAAGATCAGGATTTATACTTAAAAATGTACGAAAAGGGAAAAGTGAAATTCATTGACGAAGCCAATTATTTGTACAGAACACATCCCGGAGGCATTTCACAGAACGACAACAGACCAAAGTCAAGGGAATATTTTTCTAAGGTTATTTTTAATGCCATGCAAAGGAGAAATTTAAAAATGATTAACGGGAAAACCGTTCCTTCTCAATTTAGTGATTCAAAACAGATTTATGATTTGCTTGAATATCAAAATTCTATACCCTACAGAATTCAAAAGAAATTGAGAATATTGGTTCAACAATTATTTAGCTAA
- a CDS encoding glycosyltransferase: MVPAILKQIPQFDYFIFGSQQTKDILIETYPNLNIPENQVILNAIPIEELKTKAKAFQPEFPDKPIFVSVARLHSRKGFHKLMDAHAQLLKDGFDHHVIVIGDGDEKENLKKQAESLRVTKSFEFLGSLLNPYPYVKKADFFILPSESESWPLIIADSLILQKPIISTNVGGIPEMISHEKQDTSSITKPAKCMMR; this comes from the coding sequence TTGGTTCCTGCCATTTTAAAGCAAATTCCGCAGTTTGATTACTTTATTTTTGGATCTCAGCAGACGAAAGATATTTTAATTGAAACATATCCCAATTTAAACATCCCTGAAAATCAGGTTATTTTAAATGCAATTCCGATTGAAGAATTAAAAACCAAGGCTAAAGCTTTTCAACCTGAATTTCCAGACAAACCTATATTCGTTTCTGTAGCAAGACTTCACAGCAGAAAAGGCTTCCATAAACTGATGGACGCGCACGCCCAATTATTGAAAGATGGTTTTGATCATCACGTTATCGTCATCGGTGATGGCGATGAAAAAGAAAATTTAAAAAAACAGGCAGAAAGTTTGAGAGTAACCAAAAGTTTTGAGTTTTTAGGATCATTACTGAACCCTTATCCTTACGTGAAAAAAGCAGATTTTTTCATTCTTCCTTCTGAGTCTGAAAGCTGGCCACTGATTATCGCAGATTCACTGATCCTCCAGAAACCAATAATTTCAACCAATGTAGGTGGAATTCCGGAAATGATCAGTCATGAAAAACAGGATACCTCATCAATTACGAAACCAGCGAAATGTATGATGCGATGA
- a CDS encoding acyltransferase: MNLFYRIILKIHATWQNIHDTAYIEICKARGMKVGKDVIFIEAPAFGSEPYLIEIGDRTKITAGCTFINHDGAMYVIRTMEKYEDARNFGRIKLGSNCFVGNNCTFLPGSQMGNNCILGAGSVLNSSMPDNSVYAGVPAKFICTIEEYGDKALTNNVMYPRELEPFRPKLDAYIKEHLPYTYKHIKK, encoded by the coding sequence ATGAATTTATTTTACCGAATCATACTAAAAATCCATGCCACCTGGCAAAATATACATGACACCGCTTACATAGAAATATGTAAAGCAAGAGGCATGAAAGTGGGCAAAGATGTCATTTTTATAGAAGCTCCGGCCTTCGGTTCAGAACCCTACCTCATCGAAATCGGTGACCGCACCAAAATTACTGCAGGCTGTACTTTCATCAACCATGACGGCGCAATGTACGTCATCCGAACGATGGAAAAATATGAAGATGCAAGAAATTTTGGAAGAATAAAACTCGGAAGCAATTGTTTCGTGGGCAACAACTGTACATTTTTACCAGGCTCTCAAATGGGAAACAATTGTATTTTGGGGGCAGGTTCTGTTTTAAATTCTTCCATGCCCGACAACTCTGTCTATGCAGGAGTCCCGGCAAAATTCATTTGTACCATCGAAGAATACGGCGATAAGGCTTTAACAAACAATGTAATGTATCCGAGAGAACTCGAGCCGTTCCGACCTAAATTAGATGCTTACATCAAAGAGCATCTTCCCTACACCTATAAACACATTAAAAAATAA
- a CDS encoding serine O-acetyltransferase: protein MPKNYSIIQKDFYRESGEWLSSIQILLKCINPNLHFIYLLRKAQKFDKTPILGLYWKIVLRHFQIKYGFQIYPETQIGEGLYLGHWGSLVVNPKAVIGKNCNIAQGVTIGQQNRGKNEGFPVIGNDVWIGPNAVIVGSITIGNNVLIAPNSYVNTDVPDNSIVAGNKAKIYPKSDATEGYINNRVE from the coding sequence ATGCCCAAGAATTATTCAATTATACAAAAAGATTTTTACCGAGAAAGCGGAGAGTGGCTTTCTTCTATCCAGATTTTGCTGAAATGCATCAATCCAAATCTTCACTTCATCTATCTTCTGAGAAAGGCACAAAAATTTGACAAAACTCCTATTTTAGGACTGTATTGGAAGATTGTTTTGAGACATTTTCAAATTAAATATGGTTTCCAAATCTATCCGGAGACGCAGATTGGGGAAGGTTTGTATCTTGGACATTGGGGAAGCTTGGTGGTCAACCCAAAAGCGGTAATTGGTAAAAACTGTAATATTGCCCAAGGCGTAACCATCGGACAACAAAACAGAGGTAAAAACGAAGGCTTTCCCGTTATCGGAAATGATGTCTGGATTGGGCCGAACGCTGTAATTGTAGGAAGCATCACCATTGGAAACAATGTTTTGATTGCACCCAATTCTTATGTTAACACTGATGTACCGGATAATTCTATTGTTGCTGGGAATAAGGCAAAAATATATCCTAAAAGTGATGCAACTGAAGGATATATTAATAATAGGGTAGAATAA